CGGCAATGAGGGTAAACTCACCGTTGGCATCGGTAGCCACCGCATTGGTGGTTCCCTTCAGGGTAACAGTAGCGCCCGACAAAGGCTGTCCGTTCTTTTTGTCGGTTACCTTACCCTTGTATGTAGCCTGCGCCAATATGGCGTTTGCGCAGACGACCATGAGGAAGCACATGAAAAGAATTTTTCTCATACGACATCGTTTGTTTTAGTGAAGAATAGTTATGGTTATTGATGGATAAATGTGAGCAATGCGTTGTGGAATGCTGCTGGCTGTTCCCACTGCAACATGTGCCCGGTTTCTTCGAGCCATACAGCTGATACAGTTGGAATGTGTTGCAATGCCACGTTCATAACGTCGGCATGTTGCATTTGTGGATGTAATAATTTGTTAGGAATGGAAGCATCTTGCTTTCCAAAGACTACTAATACCGGTACACGTATTTGTGACAGTTGATCGACTACAGGTGCGCCAAGCATGCCGGCCACACCTGCAGATATGGTTTTACAATAATCATCGAACCCGGCACAGCTTTTCATGCTATTGCGTTCCTGAATCAACGCAGCAGCAGATGCAGGCATGTTGTAAAAACTTGTTTTCACATTACGGGCAATTGTTGCACTATCCTGCTGTTTGAAAAACGCAGGCGTTGCATATTGCTTGAGGAGCGACGCTTCCTGAGCAGTAAACGTTTCCAACCCTGCAGGAGCTGCCAATACCAATTTTTCCAGCCACTTGGGTTGTTGCAAGGAAATGAGCATCGCTATTTGTCCGCCCATGCTGTGCCCGGTGAGCAATACCTTTTTCAATGCAAGTTTTTCTACCAATGCTTGCACCACGAATGTATAGTTGTGCAATTGTTTTGCCGCATCATTTGCCAGCATGGGCTGGCTGCTGCCATAGCCCGGCAGGTTAATAGCAATCACCCGATGACCGGCTTTTACCAGGCCATCTATATTTTGCAACCAATGCGCAGCATGCCCGCCCAAACCATGCAGGAGCACAATGGGCTGGCCTTTGCCTGTATCGAAATAACTAACTGAAAGTTGATTGGACAGTTGTGCCGTTTGCATGCGCCAACCCCAGTTGAAGCTGCAGTTGGTTTGTGCTGAAGCAGTTGTTACCATCAGCATCAATACAAAAGCGATACCGGTTAGTTGTTTCATACTGCTACCTCCTTTTTGGTTTGGCGGTAAAGTACCAAAACAACGGTTCCAACCAATAGCGAAATGAGGATAGCCAAGGCAGCGGCAATGCCCGGATTGCGGGTGCCGGTTTCCATGTATGGCGTTAGGCGGCCGTAGTAAATACCGAAGTGTGCTACCACCGCTGCAACAGATGCACTGAAAGCAGCCTGCACGGGTACATTTTTCAAAAACATACCAAATAATAATGGCACAAAGGCGGCGGAGAAAGATGCATAGACGCCGTTTTGTGCCAGTATTCCCACACTCAAATCGGGATTGACCAACTGCTGATAAGACAGTGCGATGGTGACCGCAGCCATTACAGCAATAACTAATCTATTGACGAACAATTGCTGCTTGCCAATGACCTTGGGTGCAAATGCCGCAATAATATCAGTGGTGATGGTAGTGCTGATAGATTGAATGAGGCTCTCCAGTGTAGCTACACCCGATGCCAGTAAACCTACTACCAAAAACAAACTCACCACGGGAGAAAAATACGTGGTCACGTAAGCACTCATTACCGCATCGAGGGGCAATGGTTTGCCTGCTACCATCAAATCAGGAAACAACACACGGGCATACAAACCGGTAAACACCACCGTAAAAAACAGGATGAGTAAAATGACTGCTACCCACAAAAAACGGTTCATGCCTTTGTCATCTTTCAACAGCAATGAACGGGTAATGATGTGTGGCTGACAAACAATCGCCACACCTACAATCAACTGACAAATGACAACTTCAAAAAGTCGCGGTACAAAGGGCTATCTGTATTGAAAGCGGCGGTCAATTTGGGATCGATCTGTTGCAGTTGCTGAAAGAAACCAGCATCTGCATTGGTAAACAATTGATACCCGCTGAACAGCAACACTACAGCAACTACAACTTTCAACAGTGCCTGAATCATGTTGGTGTACACCAAACTATTGGCACCACCAAACATCATGTACCCAAAAGTAAACAGTACAATACCCGACAAAGCCGGCAATGCATCTACATTCAACGCTCTGCTGAGCACCTGCGTTAAACCAACGGCTATCAACACAATGAACGTAAGATGAAGTACAGACAAGAAGGCCATATACAATCGAAACGATGCACTGTTGTAGCGAATACCTACCCATTGCGCAATGGTTTTAGCATTGACTGCAGAACCAATTTTGCGAAAGCGTTTGGAAAAAATGATGAGTGAAATAATAGCACCAATGGGTAAAAACACCGCCATGCTTAAGAAA
The Phnomibacter ginsenosidimutans genome window above contains:
- a CDS encoding alpha/beta fold hydrolase, which gives rise to MKQLTGIAFVLMLMVTTASAQTNCSFNWGWRMQTAQLSNQLSVSYFDTGKGQPIVLLHGLGGHAAHWLQNIDGLVKAGHRVIAINLPGYGSSQPMLANDAAKQLHNYTFVVQALVEKLALKKVLLTGHSMGGQIAMLISLQQPKWLEKLVLAAPAGLETFTAQEASLLKQYATPAFFKQQDSATIARNVKTSFYNMPASAAALIQERNSMKSCAGFDDYCKTISAGVAGMLGAPVVDQLSQIRVPVLVVFGKQDASIPNKLLHPQMQHADVMNVALQHIPTVSAVWLEETGHMLQWEQPAAFHNALLTFIHQ
- a CDS encoding sodium:solute symporter family transporter translates to MAIVCQPHIITRSLLLKDDKGMNRFLWVAVILLILFFTVVFTGLYARVLFPDLMVAGKPLPLDAVMSAYVTTYFSPVVSLFLVVGLLASGVATLESLIQSISTTITTDIIAAFAPKVIGKQQLFVNRLVIAVMAAVTIALSYQQLVNPDLSVGILAQNGVYASFSAAFVPLLFGMFLKNVPVQAAFSASVAAVVAHFGIYYGRLTPYMETGTRNPGIAAALAILISLLVGTVVLVLYRQTKKEVAV
- a CDS encoding sodium:solute symporter family transporter yields the protein MNNLATPGMLTAVWISLIVYMGVILYFVVRGARRTTNMADYATGTFQFSPAAIGLSLAAGMTSAATFIINPGFIAYYGISAFLSMAVFLPIGAIISLIIFSKRFRKIGSAVNAKTIAQWVGIRYNSASFRLYMAFLSVLHLTFIVLIAVGLTQVLSRALNVDALPALSGIVLFTFGYMMFGGANSLVYTNMIQALLKVVVAVVLLFSGYQLFTNADAGFFQQLQQIDPKLTAAFNTDSPLYRDFLKLSFVS